AGAGAGAGATGGCGCGCGCCGCGTCATCGTTGCCCGGGATGATGTAATCGATACCGTCTGGCGAGCAGTTGGTGTCGACCACGGCCACGACCGGGATACCCAGCTTGTTGGCTTCCGCGATGGCCAGCTGCTCTTTCTTGACGTCGATGACGAACAGCAGATCGGGACGGCCGCCCATTTCGCGGATACCGCCCAGCGACGCTTCCAGCTTCGCCTGGTCGCGTTCCATGCCAAGACGCTCTTTCTTGGTCAGACCGCCAAAGCCCTGCTCGGACTGCTCGTCGATGTGCTTGAGACGGTTGATCGACTGCGAAACGGTCTGCCAGTTGGTCAATGTGCCACCGAGCCAGCGGTGGTTCATGTAATACTGTGCGCATTTCTCTGCGGCTTCGGCGATCGGCTGTGCGGCCTGACGCTTGGTGCCGACGAACAGGATGCTGCCGCCCTTGGCAACGGTGTCGCGGATGACTTTCAGCGCATCGTCCAGCATCGGGACGGTCTGTGTCAGGTCCATGATGTGGATGCCGTTACGCGCACCATAGATGTAGGGACCCATGCGGGGGTTCCAACGCTGTGTCTGGTGGCCGAAGTGTACGCCTGCTTCAAGCAGTTGGCGCATGGAGAACTCAGGAAGAGCCATGTCTTTATACCTTTCCGGTTTAGCCTCGTCGGGGGTATGACCACGGGATGCGGCCAACCGGCGGAGTGTCGGGGATGTCTCCCCCGAACGCCCCAATCCCCGACTGCGGGATTGAATGGCGCTCAGGTACAGCAGCGCACCCAATTGCGCAAGTCTCAATCGCACAGGGTTGCGGGATCCCGTCAATCTATGGTGTGATGCAGGTGAAAGCGACCCGCGTCCGACCGTCGCCGCAGCGACCACAGCCAAGCGAGCAGCCCGAAATGAAAGTCGTAGACATCAACGGCGGCCCCCCGCGCGACACCGGGAGCGCTCCCGACGGCACGCCGGTGGAACAGTTGGCCAGCCACATGGTGCACGTCTTCTCCTTGCCGGCCCTGCCGATAAAGCAGCGGTTCTCGATCCTACTCAACCGGACCTGTGGCGTTCTGGGGATGGATTACGGCTATATCACCTTGCCGCAGGAACCGGTTGCGACGGTGCCGTTCCATTCGGCCAAGATGGTGCTGCGCCCGCCGCGTCCGGGCAAGCTGACGCTCAGCCACCTGATGTCGCGCAACCGCAAACCCCTGCATTTCGACGATCCCGATGCCGCCCCGGAAGGCGAATACATCGACCAGACCGGATACGTGCCCTACCGCTTTGTCGGCGCTCCGATCATCTTCGATGGCCGCGTCTATGGCACGGTCGAATTCGGCGGCGCCAAGGCCGGCGATGCACTGCTGACGCCGGACCGGGTCATGCTGGTGCGCATCCTGTCAGGTCTGGCTGCCGGATCGCTGGTCCTGCTCAGCGATTAGGGTTTGGTGGGCGGAGCGTACCGCCTCTTCGCAGGCAGCCGCCAGCGCCTTGCGGTCGTTGAAATCCGAAACCCGCAGCGGCGCGCAGTAGCGCACATCGACATGGCCCTGACGCGCCGGCACCAGCGTGGCCAGAAGATGCGGACCGAAATCCATATCCCCCCACCACCCGTAAAACCGCCGGTCCAGCCCCGCAGGCGCATGGTAGGCCACCGCGACCGGCTGCACCCAGATGCGGTCTTTCAGCTCGGGCGCAAAGAAGGACTGGAAAAGCGTTGTCTTGAACGGCAGCACCCGCAAGCCGTCAGTGCTCGTCCCTTCGGGAAAGAACAGCAGCTTGTGACCGGCCAGAAGCCGCGCGCGAAACAGGGCGGTCTGCGCGCGCGCCTGCGCGGGGGTGCGGTCGATGAAAACGGTGCCGGTCGCACGGGCGAGCCAGCCGATCCCCGGCCATCCGGCGACCTCGGACTTCGACACGAAGTAGATCCGCTTGCGCGCGTTCAGCGTAAAGATGTCCAACCAGCTTGAGTGGTTCGCCACCACGGCACCCCGATGCGCCATCGGTGTCCCGCTGAACCGCAACCGGATCCCGAGGATGCGAAACGCATTGCGGCACACGAACTGCGTGATGTGCGGCGTCCACGGCCGGTGGAGGCCATTCAGCGGGCGTTCGACCAGCCGCAGCAAGAGCAGCACCAGCAGGCCGCCGAACACCAGCACTGCAAGGGCCGTCGCGCGCACCGCCACCCGCAGGCAGCCCAGCGGCCCGAGCGGTGGCGCAACCGGTCGGTCGCCTTCATCCCATGTCGGGCTCATGCGCGCCGCCCGTCGTAGAGCCGCGCCTGCCGTTCGTTCATTTTCGCCGTGTCGAGGACCAGGCAGACGTCTGTGGTGTTGAACCCGTAATCGATGAAAGCTCCCTCGCCCACGCAGCCACCGAGGCGCAGGTAAGCCTTGATCAGGCTTGGCACTTCCAACAATGCGGTGCGGCGATCAAGCGCGTCCTCGGCGATCAGGTCCATCCGCTGGAATGCCCCCGCACGGGCCGTCACACGCAGCTCGCTGGGGGCCAGATGCCGGTGGTGCAACAACGACAGCGGCGCGGCAAGCGCCTGCACATCGGTGCCGTGAAAACTGGCGACACCGAAGAGGATCTCGATCCGGTGCGCGCGGATATACTCGGCGACCCCCGCCCAGAGCCTGTGCATCGCCAGCCCGCCGCGATGGTCGCGGTGCAGACAGGACCGGCCCAGTTCCAGCAGGGTGCGTCCGCTGTTCTTCAGAGGAGACAGATCATATTCGTCCTCGGAATAAAATCCGCCCGCCTGCTCTGCCCGCGCGCTGCGCAACAGCCTGTAGACGCCGATCACCTCGTCGGACCCTGCGGGCATGACGATCATATGATCGAAAAACGGGTCAAACCGGTCGCACTCAAGGCAGGCGTCGTGATCGACCATATCACCCCCACCGCCCAGCTCTTCGACAAAAACCCGGTATCGCAGACGCTGTGCCGCGCGCAGTTCGCAATCGGTTGATGCCAGTTTGACCCGGTAATGTTGTGTCACGCCCGGCGTCCGCCCGACTGTGACAATACTGTGCCTTTTGGTTCCAACATCGACCGCATCCGCAATATTTCCACCATAGGTTATTCGCACGCTGCTAAAATGAAATCCTAACGAATTGTTAAGCAATACTTCGCAAGGGTTAAGGATCGAATACCGGATGCAACGCAACACGGGAGCTATCGATGACAATCTTGCCGATGTCACGGAAATTGACCGTCAGTTTGCCGCCGATGTTGCTTTGAACCTGCCCCACACCCCACTCGGGCTGGGCGGGATGTCTGACCAGCATGCCGGGCGTCAGAATGGCGTTCAGGTCTTCCATCAACTTTTCCTTCACTGAGGAGACTTCTTACATGTCGCACAGCTACGATTTGGCGGAATTGATCGGAAGTCGCATCTGCCATGACCTGATATCGCCAATCGGCGCGATCAACAACGGGATAGAGCTGATCGAGATGAGCAGCGATGCCGCGGCAACGCCGGAGATGTCGCTGATCTCCGACAGCGTGCGCAGCGCCAGCGCGCGTATCCGCTTCTTTCGCATCGCTTTCGGGGCGGCCAGCGACCAGATGGTCAGCCGGCAGGAGGCATCATCGATCCTCTCCGATACCTACGGGCCCTCGCGGCTGAGCGTGAGCTGGGCGCCGCAGGATCCCCTGCCCCGACGGCTTGTCAGGCTCGGCTTTCTTTCGCTCATGTGTCTGGAGACGGCCATGCCCTACGGCGGACAGATCGCCGTGGAACATAACGACGGGACCGTCAGGATCACCGGTCAGGCAGACAAGCTGAACATCGCGCAGGATCTGTGGGATCTGCTGGCCTGCGACAGCCACACCGGAGAGCTCCTTCCCGCTCAGGTCCAGTTCGGGCTGCTTCCCCGCGTCGCGGCGGATCAGGGGCGCAGCATCCGTGTTACCTCGGATGATGCGCAGATTACCCTGACGTTCTGAGCGGGTCAGCCGCGCACGGTGCCGTCCCCGCGCACGAGATACTTGAAGCTGGTCAACTGCGCCGCCCCGACCGGTCCGCGCGCGTGCATCTTACCCGTGGCGATGCCGATCTCGGCCCCCATCCCGAATTCCCCGCCGTCGGCGAATTGGGTGGACGCGTTATGCATCACGATCGCGCTGTCCAGACGGTTCATGAAGGTCTGCGCCGCCGCTGCATCCTCTGTCAGGATACAGTCGGTATGGTTGGATCCGTACTGGCGGATATGCGCAATCGCATCGTCCACGCTGTCCACCTGCCGCGCCGCGATGATCATGTCGAGATACTCGCGCCCCCAATCCTCTTCGGTGGCGGGGATCGTGCCCGGAACCGCCGACAGCGCCGCGTCGGCGCGCACCTCGACACCCGCATCGACAAGCGCCCGCAGCACACCCTGCCCGAGCGTCTGCGCCACGTCGCGGTGTATCAGCAGACATTCCGCCGCGCCGCAGATGCCTGTCCGCCGTGTCTTCGCGTTCAACACGACTTTCAGCACCTTCTCGGGGTCGGCTGCCGCATCGATATAAATATGGACGATCCCTTCGAGATGGGCAAACACCGGCACCCGCGCCTCGCGCTGGACCAGTCCCACCAGCCCCTTGCCGCCACGCGGCACAATCACATCGATCGTGTCGGTCATCGTCAGCATTTCCTGAACCGCCGCACGGTCGCGTGTGGGAACCAGCTGGATCGCGTCCTCGGGCAGACCGGCGCTGCGCAGGCCTTCCTGCAAACAAGCGTGCAACGCGCTGGAGCTGTGAAAGCTTTCCGATCCGCCACGCAGGACCACCGCATTGCCGGCTTTCACACACAGCGCACCGGCGTCCGCCGTCACATTGGGGCGCGATTCGTAGATCACCCCGATCACACCGATCACACCGAGCGGTGTACGCACGCGCTGGATGTTCAGACCGCTGGGCTGATCCCATTCCGCCAGAATTTCGCCGACCGGATCCGCCTGCTCCGCAATGGCACGCAGGCCATCGACGATGCCCCGCAGCCGGTCTTCGTCCAGCTTGAGACGGTCAAGCATCGCGGGTGACAGGCCCTTGCTTTCACCGAAGGCCATATCCTTCTGGTTTGCCTCGAAAATCTCGTTTCTCTGCGCCCAGACGGCCTCGGCCGCGCCGATCAGGGCGGCGTGCTTGCGCTCTGCGGACGCCGTGGCCAGATCCGCCGCCGCAGCGCGGGCGCGCGCCCCGATATCTGCCATCAATTCTGGGATATTTACGTTATCGTTCATTGCTTTGTGACCATTTCTTGAAGTGCCATATCATCGCGGTGGATAAGGGCCGCGCGCCCCGGATAGCCAAGGATGGCTTCAATCTCCGTGCTGCGGTGGCCCTTGATACGCATCGCCTCCTCGGCGGAATAGCGGCTCAGCCCCGACCCGAGCACAACCCCTCTGGTATCGATCAGCGCGACGGCATCGCCGCGCTCGAACGCGCCGTCCACCATCGTAATGCCTGCGGGCAGGAGACTCTTGCCGCGGTTGAGCGCTGCAACAGCGCCTTCGTCCAGCATCACACGACCGATCGGCTTCATCGCCGCGATCCAGCTTTTGCGCGCCGCCTGCGGGTCGGTCTGGGCGGTGAACCACGTGGCATTGGCACCCTCGGCCAGCGCTTTCAGAGGCCGATGCGCAGAGCCTTCGGTGATTGCCATGGCGCACCCCGCCGCTACGGCGGTTTTTGCCGCCATCAGCTTGGTTTTCATGCCGCCCTTGCTCAGGCCCGATCCGGCATCGCCGGCCATCGCCTCGATTTCGGGCGTGATACGGTCGATCACTGGGAACCGTTCCGCATCATCATGTTGCATGGGGTTCTTCGAGTAAAATCCGTCAACATCCGACAGCAGGATCAACTGATCCGCCCCTACGGTCACGGCGATCTGCGCGGCCAGCCTGTCGTTATCACCAAACCGGATCTCATCCGTTGCGACAGTGTCGTTTTCGTTCACGATGGGAACCGCGCCAAGGCCGATCAGCGTCTCGAGCGTCGCGCGAGAGTTCAGATAGCGGCGCCGGTTGGCACTGTCTTCGAGAGTGACGAGAACCTGAGCGGTGGTAATGCCGTGAGGCGCAAGCACCTCCTCGTAGGCGCGGGCCAGCCTGATCTGGCCGACTGCGGCAGCGGCCTGCGATTGCTCCAGCGGCAGCGATCCCTGCCCGAGCCCCAGCACACCACGCCCCAGCGCGATAGAGCCGGACGAAACCAGCACCACATCCGCGCCCTGCGCCTTCAGCCAGGCCACGTCCTCGGCCAAGGACCGCAGCCAGTCTGCGCGCAGATCGCCCGTGGTACGATCCACCAGCAGCGCCGAGCCGATCTTGACCACGACACGGCGCGCATCGGTCAGGGTTGCCACGGCGCTTCCTCCTCGACGTGCTTGTGACGCAGCCGGTCGTCGTCGATCTGGGCGCGCAACGCGCGCAGCACCTCGGTGGTGTTGGTGCGTGCAACGCCCGACATGAGCATCACCTCCGCACCACTCTCTTTTTCCAATTCTTTCTTTGCACTTGCGAGCTGCTCTTCATCCAGCGCATCAATTTTATTCAGAACAGTGATGCGGGGCTTTTCGGCCAGTTCACCGCCGTAGGCTTCAAGTTCGGAGATGATGGTCCTGTAATCCTCCGCCACGGTTTCCGATGTCCCGTCCACAAGGTGCAAGAGAACGGCGCAGCGCTCTACATGCCCCAAGAAGCGGTCCCCGATCCCGCGGCCCTCATGCGCGCCCTCGATCAGGCCGGGGATGTCCGCCACGACAAATTCCGTGTTGTCGACGCCGACAACACCGAGGTTCGGATGCAGGGTCGTGAACGGGTAATCGGCGATCTTGGGCCGGGCGTTAGATGTGGCGGCCAGAAACGTCGACTTGCCCGCATTGGGCAGACCCAGAAGACCCACATCCGCAATCAGCTTCAGCCGCAGCCAGAGCGTCCGTTCCACACCGTCCTGACCGGGGTTCGACCGCCGCGGTGCCTGATTGGTCGCGGATTTGAAGTGCAGGTTGCCCCAGCCGCCGTTGCCACCGCGCGCAAGCTGCACCCGCTGGCCCAGTTCGGTCATGTCGGCGATCACCGTTTCCTGATCCTCATCGAGGATTTCGGTCCCCACCGGCACACGCAGGACGATATCGTCGCCGTCCTTCCCGGTGCGCTGCTTGCCCATGCCGGGCTGGCCGTTCTTGGCAAAGAAATGCTGCTGGTAGCGGAAATCAATGAGCGTGTTCAGCCCGTCGACCGCTTCGGCCCAGACGGAGCCACCGCCGCCGCCGTCGCCGCCGTCGGGACCGCCGAATTCGATGTATTTTTCACGCCGGAACGAGACACACCCGCCCCCGCCTGCGCCGGAGCGGATGTAGACTTTGGCGAGGTCGAGGAATTTCATATCGGATCCTTACAAGGCTCAGAGTTTGCGGCTGTAGGTCCACGTGGGCACACAGGCCGCACGGGACAGGCAATAGGTTTCGGCGTCACCGAGATACTGGAAACCGGCATTGGTCAGCACCTTCGCCGAGGCAGGGTTATCATGGAACACGGATGCGAACATCGTCGCGTTGCCCAAGGGGTTGCCGTTGACCAGCGCCTGAACGGCGTCCGAGGCGACGTGGCTGTTCCAGAACGGCGGCGCGACCCAATAGCCCACTTCGGACTGGTTGCGGTCCAGACGGGCAAGGCTGATCACGCCCATCACGTCGGCCCCGTCCTCGGCGCCGCCGTCCATGACCCAGACGTCCTCGTCACGCTCGGGTTTGAGCGCGCGTTCGATGAACCCCGCGATCAGGCCGGGCGGCAAGGGATGCGGGATGCGCGGGGTGCTGTGGGCCACACGAATATCGGCGGCGTAATGTTCGATCCTTCCTACGTCCGACATCTGGACGGGACGCAGAACAAAACGTTCGGTGGTGAGGGTCGGCTGCTGAAACAGGGTATTCATCGTCAGGCCCCTTTGGCAAAAAGAACAAACAAGACAGAGGCGACTGTCAACGCCGCGAGCGTCCACATCAGGTAGGGTTCCGTGCGCGTTCCTGCAACGGAGCGCGCGAGGGCGTCACCCCCCAGTGTCCAGAGCGGATGCATCACGATCTGGCAGGCCAGCAAGACACAAGCGACCGTCGCCGTGGCGGCAAGGGTGGACACATCCGGTCCGATAAAGGCTGTGAACGACCCCACGATCATCGCCCATGCCTTGGGGTTCAGCGGATGCACGATCAGACCGGCGGCAAAGCCCGGCACGCGCGCGCCTGCATCACCCTGCCCTAGCCTGAGGTTCGCCACCTTCCACGCCAGCCAGATGATATAGGCCGCCGACAGGTACTTGAGCGCGGTGAACAGCCACGGCACGCGCGTCGCGAGCTCCATCAGGCCAAACCCGATCGGCCAGATGATCAGCTGCTTGCCCAGGGCGACACCGGCCACGAAAGGCAGCGCCGCACGAAAGCCGAACCGTGCGCCGGTCGCCAGCAAGGCCATATTGGCCGGACCGGGCGTTCCGACCTGGCTCGCCGCAAATACGATCAGAGGGGCGAGCGCCACGCTCACCGTCCCTGCGCCTTCGTGAATGTTGCCGTAGCGGTCGCGCGCATCGTGCCGCTCCTGAAAACAGTGCCTGAACGAGAAAGGGACCGGCGTTTCCGCCGATCCCCTGAATGTCTGTCATCCCGTGAGAAACGGCTTATTCCGCAGCCTCGGCCATCGGGACAATCGAGATGAATGTACGGTTTTTCAGCCCCTTGTGGAACTGCACGTTGCCGTCGACGGTTGCAAAGATCGTGTGATCCTTGCCCATGCCCACACCCTCGCCGGGCCAGAATTTGGTCCCGCGCTGACGCACGATGATGTTGCCGGGAACGACAACTTCGCCGCCGTATTTCTTTACACCAAGGCGACGACCAGCTGAGTCGCGCCCGTTCCGGGATGAACCGCCTGCTTTTTTATGTGCCATCTGGGTCTCTCCTTAGCCTTTTGTCTTTTCTTTGGCCTGCTCGACCCAGCCTTCACGCTCGATCCGGCCTTTGAAAGACAGTTTCTCGTCCATATCAGCAATGTCCGCTTCGGTCCATGCTGCGATCTGGGCAAACGTGGTGATGCCCGCGTCGTTCAGCTTCTTCTCGAGAGCAGGGCCAACGCCGCTGAGTTCTTTCAGGTCGTCCGCGCCGGATGTGTCCGCTGCGGGCTTGTCCGCTTTCTTTGTCTCGTCCTTGCCAGCGGCGTTTCCGGCTTTCGCCTTCTTCGCAGGCTTGGCGGATTTTTCGTTCGCTTCGCCTTCGTTGACGCGCTTCTTCATCTCGGCCTGTTCGCCACGGTTGAAGGTATAACGCTCTTCGATGGCGGCAACGGCTGCCGCGCTGACGGAGCCTGTACCGATGGCTTCGGCAACGCCGGATTTGCCCGCGCCGGACGAAAGGATCTCGGTGATCTTCACGAGCGTCAGCTTCTGGCGGTGGCCTTTGGTCCGCTTGGAAGAGTGCTTCCGGCGGCGTTTGACAAAGTGGATCACCTTGTCGCCCTTGATCTGGTCGACGACTTCGGCCTGTACGCCCGCATCTTCGATGAGCGGCGAGCCGACCTGAACGGTGTCGCCACCGAGCATCAGGACTTCGTTGAATTGAACGGTTTCACCGGCATTGGCCGCAATACGTTCCACGCGCAGCATATCGCCGGGCTGTACTTTATATTGCTTACCGCCTGTTTTCAGGACCGCAAACATAGGTCTTCCTTCACATTTTCCGCATCCTGTGGTCCCCCGTTCGGGGCGTTCGCGAGACATCGTCTCACCGTCGGACAGCGCGCCCGTAGGCGTCATTGAAATATACCCGGATTCGGGATCTCCCGCCGGGTTGGGGGCTTATCCAAGGATCAGCGCCCCAAGTCAAGCGCCCGCATGAGACAAATCTCACCGGTGCGCGGCAAGATGCTAAAGCTCCTGCGCGCCCATGTGGCGCACCAGCGCCTGACCCAGCGCATAGGAGATATCTTCGTAGAGCGGATTGAACCCCGCGAAGAAGCCCGCGTTCAGCGCGCGGCCCGCGTCGGTTTCGCTGAAATCCGCGTAGGTCGTCAGCTCTTCGAGGGTCAGCGGGCTGTAGGCAAGCAACAGGAAGGCCCCCAGCCAGCCTTCGGTATCTGCCTCGATCGTGTCGCGTTCCGCCAGCACGTCGTTCAGGATCTCCTCCTCCGACATCGCGTAAAGATCCCCGTCAACCAGTGCGCGCATGAACTGCACGTTGGAATTCAGTGCCGAGGTGACGTTGCGCTGAACCAGATCGCCCGCGACGATCATCCGGTTGATCTGCTCAAGCCGCGCATCACCCGTGTCCTTCAGTTCGGCGTACCGCTCGCGGGCCGCCTGCTCTACCCCTTCGTCGGCCAGCGCACGCCGCGCCGAGTTTTCCAGCGTCAGGATACGCCCGCCGAGATCGGAGGCGAAAAATTCGATGACATTCTCGAGGGTCTCACCCTCCAGCGTCTGCTCTAGCCCGCGTCGGATCCCCTCGGAAAGGCGCGCGGGGTCGTAGATGCGCATGACCTGCTGCGCCCAGACAGACCCGCCCGTCCCGTCCAGCCAGTCACGGTCCAGCGTCGCGCCGAAGGTCTGGCCCTCTTCGTGCAGGATGACAGCCAGTTCCTCGGTCCGCAGCACGTCCATCAGAACCGTATGCCGCGCCCCCGCCCAAAGCGGCAGCGCCAATACCAGCATCAAGAAGGCTGCGACCGGAGCCCGAAACCCGCGCATCACAGGTCCTGACTGGGCTGCATGTCGCGCAACCGGTCGGCAACCGCCTCGAACCGGTTCGCCATGATTTCGTACTGGACCGCGTTCATCAGCGCATAGACCTCCTGCATCTTCGGATGCTCCAGCGCGTCGGCATATTGCGCGATCTCTTCGTCGGAAAACGCCTGATAGGTATAGGCCGCGCCTTCCAGCGCGCCGCGGGCAAGGCTGTCGCGCAGGGCGGGTTCCTGCGCCTTCATCGCCTCGCGGAGGTCGGGCTCATCCATCTGAAGCTCGATCACACCGGCCACCGCCGCCGCCATCAGGAAACGGATCTGGACCTCCTGAATGGACTTGACCGATGCGTCCTCGCTGCCGCTAGCGCGGTTGAGCCGTTCCAGCAGGTCCACGCGCGGGCTGTCGATGCCCCGCAGCCCTTCGATGATCGCCGCGCCGCTTTCGGATTTCAGCCCCTCCTCCTCGATCATGTGGGACCGGTTCTCGGCTTCGACCAGCCGCTGCCCGAGGTCCGAGGCGTAGAATTCCGCCGCGTGGCTCAGCGCGTCCGCCGTCAGCGTTTCCTCGAGGATGTCCGTCGCCATGTCATGCATCAGGTCGGTGTCGAAGACCTCGCGCACCAGACGTTGCCATTCGGACCCGAAATCATCGGCCTGAAGCCCCAGCATCTGCGGCGCGGAATCCGCCGAGAGCCGGATACTTTCAAGCGCCACGTCAAAGCCCGTGACCTCCAGGAACGCCTCGACCCGCTCCCGGTCGACCCCCTGAGCCATCGTTGTGACAGCACTCAGAAAAAGGGCGATCAACGCGAATACTGTGGTCCGAACGTATGGCAATGCGGGCATGGCTTGGTCCTTCCGGTGCAAGAGCTTTCGCTGAACCTAAGCCTTCAAACCCGCGCTGCAATGAAAAAACCGGACAACCGGCAAAGATGCGCAAAAGCGGGTCTTGCTCCTTTGCGCAAACCCGACTACACGGGCGCCGTGACCCCCGCGGAGAGGTGCCGGAGTGGTCGAACGGGGCGGTCTCGAAAACCGTTGAGCCTTCACGGGTTCCCAGGGTTCGAATCCCTGTCTCTCCGCCATAATCCTTCCAGATTATCGAGCAATTTCGGTGCGTTGCGGGCCTGACGGTCCGGGCGCGCGACCTACTGCCCGTCACGGCACGGGCGGCGGCCGCGGATTTGGGCAGGCTATCGACCCCGCTCGCCCCCATGGAGGTGTGAGCGACAGGGTCGCTCTGCAATCGGTCCCTCCGCTCTTGCAGTTATTCTTCTTCGCGATACCACACCGCAGCGAACTCCCCGGCATCTGCCCGGTAACGCCATGCCCACTTCCACCCGCTCTTGCCGCGCCAATAGCAGGCCGTCGGACTGCCGGATTGGGACTACTCCTTGCCCGGCTTCAGCTTTTGTCCAAGCCGAGCCATTTACGCTCGGCCTTGTCCCATGCGTCGAGCGCCTGATGGTCGGGGACCCAAGCGAGGCCCGATTTGCTGTCCGAAGATTGGGCCTCCCCCGAGATCACAGCATCGACAAGCACCGGGCGACCGGCTTTCAGGACCCCAAAAGCCTCGTCCAGCTTGCCGGGCAGTTCCGCCTCGCTCGCGATCCGCACGGCGTCCATCCCGAAGGCCCGCGCCATGGCCGCGTGGTCAGCGTCCTGCAGGCGGGTTCCAACGACCTTGCCGAAACTGTCCATCTGGTCGCGCACCTCGATCGCCCATGCGCGGTTGTTGCCCACGACGATCATCACCGGCACCTTGTGGCGGACCAGCGTGTCAAGTTCGATCGCGGTGAAGCCGAAGGCGCCATCGCCGGTCACGGCCACCACCTGACGGTCCGGCGCTGCCTTCTTGGCGCCCAACGCAAAGGGTGTCGCAAGCCCGATGCAGCCCAAGGGGCCGGGATCGAGATAGGTCTTCGGGTTGAGCGCCACCCGCGCAAAGCTCAGGAAATCACCGCCATCGGCAATCACGACCGCGTCGGGGTCGATCCGCTTGCGCAGCTCGCCAAGCAGCCGGTTCGGCGACATGCGCCCCTCCGCATCGCTCGGTGCCGAGGCGAGCATCTGGCCGAGCTTTTCACTACGCTCAAGATGACCTTCGCGCATTTTCGCAAGCCAGCTGCGATCGCGGTCCTCTTTCATAGCGCACAGCAGGTCCGCAAGCGCGCCCAGAGTCTCGGGCAGGTCGCCGAGCAGCGCTATCTCCCCCAGCCGGTTGTCGAAAAGCTCTTCGGCCTTGTCAGAGATCCGCAGCATTTTTGCGTCACCGAAGACCGCCGGAGAGCCGTAGGCCAGCTGGAAGTCCAGCTTGCGGCCTACCGTGACCACAAGATCGGCCTGGGTCATCGCCTGTCCGCGCATCGCGCCGATATGGGCCGGGTGCCCGTCGTCGATGATCCCCTTGGTCTCACCGGTGTCCAGATACCCCGCCCCGGCGGCGGTGAGAAAGCGGGCCAACTCCTCCGGCGCGGCATTGGCGCCCCGGCCCGAAACCACGACCACCCTGCCCGCCTTCGCGATGGCACGCGCGGCTGCGCGCAGGTCTTCCTCCAGTGGCCGTGTCCGGGGGCGCGGCCGCCCGGCCACCTGCTCCACGCGGGTAAGCGCGTCGGGGATGTGTTCGCGCTGAAGATCGACGGGGAAATCCAGAAACGCCGGGCCCGGCTCTCCGCCCCGCCCGCAGGCGGCCCCGATCGCAGCGTCGAGTTCGCGGGGCAGCGCATGGGCATGGCGCACCGTGCGGGCATGGCGCGTGATCGAGCCGAGCAGCGCGGTATGGCTCATGTCCTGCAGCGCGCCTCGGTTCTCCTGCGGGCGCGGCGGGACGCCCGAGAGCACCAGCACGGGCGTGCG
Above is a genomic segment from Sulfitobacter sp. HNIBRBA3233 containing:
- a CDS encoding thiamine pyrophosphate-binding protein, which encodes MTEPVNGATLIARTLKARGVERVFALCGGHIMPIWMALDAEGIEIVDVRDERSAVYMAHASAAVGGGFGVALVTAGPGVTNAMTGIANAHVSRTPVLVLSGVPPRPQENRGALQDMSHTALLGSITRHARTVRHAHALPRELDAAIGAACGRGGEPGPAFLDFPVDLQREHIPDALTRVEQVAGRPRPRTRPLEEDLRAAARAIAKAGRVVVVSGRGANAAPEELARFLTAAGAGYLDTGETKGIIDDGHPAHIGAMRGQAMTQADLVVTVGRKLDFQLAYGSPAVFGDAKMLRISDKAEELFDNRLGEIALLGDLPETLGALADLLCAMKEDRDRSWLAKMREGHLERSEKLGQMLASAPSDAEGRMSPNRLLGELRKRIDPDAVVIADGGDFLSFARVALNPKTYLDPGPLGCIGLATPFALGAKKAAPDRQVVAVTGDGAFGFTAIELDTLVRHKVPVMIVVGNNRAWAIEVRDQMDSFGKVVGTRLQDADHAAMARAFGMDAVRIASEAELPGKLDEAFGVLKAGRPVLVDAVISGEAQSSDSKSGLAWVPDHQALDAWDKAERKWLGLDKS